TGACGCGCCCCTTTACTGTTCCTCCTCCCGTGGTGTCTCTTCTTATCACAAATGTTGCCTTTAGTCTCTCTCTTGGCTGCTTGTTCTTTCATCCACTGCTTAATAACGTGGTTGTGCGGGCTGACACAGACTCTTCTGCGCTTGACATGAAGGCTGgcaagaagggaggaaaaaaaaNNNNNNNNNNNNNNNNNNNNNNNNNNNNNNNNNNNNNNNNNNNNNNNNNNNNNNNNNNNNNNNNNNNNNNNNNNNNNNNNNNNNNNNNNNNNNNNNNNNNNNNNNNNNNNNNNNNNNNNNNNNNNNNNNNNNNNNNNNNNNNNNNNNNNNNNNNNNNNNNNNNNNNNNNNNNNNNNNNNNNNNNNNNNNNNNNNNNNNNNTTTTAATTCCCCATCAGATGCCAACCAGCTCTTATTAACTGTTGCAAAATCCTGCTGGTTATACATACACAATATTTTCTGTATCTGGATAAATGGAAACCCCTCACCTTCTCCTCGGGAAAAAAACCAAGTGGGGATAGAAAGTAGGCTGCTGTTTCTCCAGATGACCCAAGAGGAAACATCAGCTAAGGTGGGGACTTCTGAAATGGGATGAAAAGTTGGGAAAGGCTTGAATACACTTGAGCATGATAAAGCCAGCATGTGGGATTATTAACTTAAAAGAAGTGAGGCATCTTAATAGGAGGCATCTTAAAAACATCTCTAAGTGTATTAGATTGAGAGGTCTTCAAAAGAAAAGCTAATTCTCCCTATGGCCCATTGGCTTGCCTTAAGCTATTACAGGAGAAAACTTGGCTATAGCACTAACATggagaacaaacaaaacaacaaacaagaaaGAGCTGAAGTTCCTACCCTTTCCAAAGGACTAAATTCTCTCCTTACCCCGTGGTGTCAGCAAGAATCCCAGCAGACACTCAGGGGAGAAGGACCCCACCGACGGCCAGATAAGCCCATCGGCTGCAAGGGAGAGAACTAGGACTCAACGCCAGCATTGCTTGGGGAGTGAGGAGCCCCAGGCAGGGGCACTGGCTCTGGGGCTACAGGAGAGACCTGGATGGGGGAATGCAGACAGAGGATCCAGGCAGGAGGGAAGCACAGGAACACAGCAACACTTGCCATGTGGGATTTCAAAGGCCTGCTCAGTGGGGCCTCAAGCCCTCAATGTAATGCAAGCAGAAAAATCAGCTGCCACAACATAGTGCTCAGACCCAAGATGTGCTGGTGTTTTAAAACCCTTAAGTTTAAAGATTGCTTAAACCTACACTTGTATCACACGTGTCTCCATCAGGATAAGGGGGTAGCCTTTTTCacactccctgccctcctccaattCCACAATATTCTGGTGGGCATTGAGCCCCTCAGTTGTGAATTTCTAGGTGAAGAGTTTGATGCTAAGAAACCACTAGGCTGATCTttcgatttttctttttctacacatAAGAGTAGCTAGTGACAGTCCAGTGGATTTTGAAGGAAGGCCCTGCCATAGATTATAACTATAATTGATCCCtaaactttatttctttgccCATTTCTCTAAGTACAATAGCCTTTCAACAACCATTTTTGTAAAAGTACTCAAGCCTCCCAAACAACTTTATTCAATAATTCTAAATTTTCTTCCTAACAGATAACGTCTATGTGATTCAAGAAAACTCAGCCCTCTTCCCAAGATATACACCTTTGTGTTTTGTTTATGTGTAGAAAGAGCTAGAAACTCTTTAATGAAGTCACTGTAGACAAATTTTAAACAAGCAGACTGCTGTCTCAGACATCAGCTATTACAGTGATTGTGTAAAGGGTGTGAAAAGAAAGGACCTATTTCTAGGCAGAAAAGGACAATGAAATAAATTTGGTGAAATAAATTTAACTCACTGTGAGTTAAGTTGTATTAGTTAATTGAGATTAATAATGCATACTATTTCGGAATTGCCATTTCAATGCTTGCAATGGTTTCTGCATCTGAAACACTTATCTCAAACTTTATAGTCTTTATACATATTCAAAGTCAAGGGAACTAATGTtcaagaagagcaaattaaaattgAGATGACATACCACTAAACACACTAAACTAAAATTAGGAAGACTGGGGGCACCAAAAGTTGGAAAACGTTGAAAAAAACAACATAGTTAAGGGACTACATTTTGGGTAAGTAAAAACATGTTCTGTAGTAAAACAATTTGGAAACAGAGAACATTTAACTTTTTATGTCGAAtgtaaggaaacacaaaagagaTGATTTAACATGTAATCATGTAACTTATGATTACAAAATAAGACATAGTCCAATTTCATCTTACTTGAGAAGTAACCATCTTACTAAGTCATAAGCACTCTATATCTTTCAATGTCTTATCAGCACAGAGGTGTCAATTTATAAAACTGTACTTGAATGaagttttttttagattcaaatGATTGGCTTCATAGTTTCCCTTTAACTAAAATTGAgtcctttttaaaatgcttttgatCATATTTTCCATTGTTGAAGTGAAAACCTGTATCGTTTCTGTTCCTATAGAGAAtcatcttctgttttcatttgttttttttttttttcattttaatctttctCCACTCAGAACGTCCCTCGTTTGGCTGAGGAAAGTCATGCACATTGTCTGGTGACTAAAATTATTTCGCCTTCACCAGAGCACTGCAGTGCAGGATGCGGAGGGCTAACGTGGGGCTCTGGACATCCTGGAACTGAGAGAGTGCATTCACACCAGCCCCCCTCTCTTGTTCAAATAATGATCTGTATGTTGGGTAGCAGGCAGAGTCTCCCCAACCTATGGTTCACTGGTGGAGAAATGGTCATTCAGCAGGTTTAGCCCTCCTGCCAAAGAGCACTCACATGACAGCAGCCAAGTCACAATCCCCATCAGCTCTCTGGATGCGACATGTCGTCACTCTTTCCAGAAGCCTTCTGGAAATATGATGGGAAACCTCGGTGCAGCAGCTGGAGGCAATGGGAAGTATggctgaaagaagaaaagaaagaaatgtgaaatcGTATGGTTTATAGAACACATGTTGCTCAGTCGCCAACGcaggtccaactctgcaaccaccATTGactaaagcatgccaggcttctctgtctttcaccatctctcggagcttgctcaaattcatgttcattgagccagtgatgccatccagacatctcatcctctgtcgtcctcttctcctcccaccttcaatcttttccagcatcagggtcttttccattgagtcagttcttcacatcaggtggccaaattaatggagtttcaacttcagcatcagtccttccaatgaatagtcagggctgatttcctttcgaattgactggttttatctccctgaagtccaagggactctcaagagtcttctccagcaccataatttgaaagcatcagttcttcggtgctcagccttctttatggtccaactctcacatctattcaTCAGTACCATAGCTTTTCTTATGGTTTTACCAtaggaaaagccatagttttgactatatggacctttgttggcaaagtagtatctctgcttttttatatgccatctaggtttgtcatagctcttctactaaggagcaagcctcttttaattttgtggctgcagtaaccatctgcagtgattgtggagcccaagaaaataaaatctgccactgtttccactttttccccatctatagaACACTGGCCTGGCTTTATCTTGGagactccagagaaacagaatgttAACCTGCTTGAAGGAGGAGCAATCACTTACTGGGGGCTTTGTGTACGCAGACCACAGAGCAGGACACGCCTCCACCTTCCAGAACTCACATTGTATTTTGAGGAGATAAAACTAAGCACAAACAAAGACATAAAGCAAGGAAACATGAGGGTAGTGGTGTTGCGACCGGACTTGCTTAAGGAAGCAAGATTGATAGAGTGTCCCAAAAACTCAGAGGGGACCAACCACATGGGTCCCTGGAGCAGATTTGAAATTAACTGCCCAGGAAGGACTTAACTGAATCTTTGAGGATTTGGAGGGACGGCAAAAAAATGGAGAAGACTTGTCTAGGCTAAATGAAGTGCACGGTCAAGAGTTCTGAGATAGGAAAGTACAGGGCACACTTAGGGAATACAGATAAATAGACCTCTTTGTCTGAACTAAGCTACTCAGAAGCTGATTGATGAGGGATATGGTTCAAAAGATAGACTGACATCACATCATTGATGCCTTGAATGTTAGTCTAAGGAGGTTTATCTTTTTTGAAATGGACTCCATTAAAGATcgagaaatgaaaagaatgaaaaaaaaagatcgaGAAAAGAGAAGGGTTTTGGAAAAATTTGTCTTGCAGTGATGAGCAAGTGGGGATAAGTGGGGTGTGATTAGGGCAGGAAGTCAAGTTAGGAGAAACTATGTGACCCagataaaaggagaaaagggcaacacAAATATGAAAGGAAACCTAGTCCCCTACTAAAATGTGTATCCGCAAATTCCTCCTGCACATGCTACCTGCACGCAATATTCTATGCTTCCCATTCCTCCAAGTGggtaatacattttttaaaaagttagaaaatatggCTGCAAGTGGCAGTCTTAACAGACCGAAGTTAGCCCCTAAATTAGGATTAAAATCCCTCAGTTGTGTCAGCTCTAAGCCACAGAGGTCTCTGATCTTGGGACAAGAAGAGATTATTAGTGAAAGAAATCAGGTTTAAAAAGCCATATATGGTATGATCCCATGTATATGAAATGTCCATAGATAAATCCATAAAGACATAAAGCAGATTAGTGTTTGCCAGGGGTGGCAGTAGGAGGGAATGGGGAATGACTGCTAACAGATACAAGGTCTCTTTAAGGGGTGATGAAACAGGCTGAAATTAGATAGCAGTAATAGTTgtacaattctgtgaatatactaaaaatcactgaattgtatacttcctttgttcatttttgtttttgttttggctgtgcctcacagcttgcaggatctcagttctcccaccaggaactgaacccagatcAAGGTAGTGAAAGCcctaaatcctaaccactagaccactggtGAACTCTCTACATTAAATGCCATTTTTTCTTGGCCACTCTGAACTGTGAAGCAAGGCCCATGACAGtaaagcactgaatcctaaccactggactgccaagaaattccctatttcaatttttttttttttaaaaaagggcaaTGGGAGAACAGAACGCTGGTTCTCACATTTATTAATGCATTGATTTCCTGAAACTAATAGTTCCTTTCTTTGGCTACACTGTGCTCCTATTCTCCAAGTAAAGTTGTTTTA
The Muntiacus reevesi chromosome 14, mMunRee1.1, whole genome shotgun sequence DNA segment above includes these coding regions:
- the CCL28 gene encoding C-C motif chemokine 28; translated protein: MGMQQTGLALLALAACAAFRPSEAILPIASSCCTEVSHHISRRLLERVTTCRIQRADGDCDLAAVILHVKRRRVCVSPHNHVIKQWMKEQAAKRETKGNICDKKRHHGRRNSKGARQERQETHGHKTPY